In Pseudoalteromonas sp. MM1, a single window of DNA contains:
- a CDS encoding cold-shock protein, translated as MSVTGKVKFFNEAKGFGFIEQENGPDVFVHFSAISGSGFRTLSEGQAVTFSIKQGQKGPEAENVEVA; from the coding sequence ATGTCGGTTACTGGTAAAGTAAAATTTTTCAACGAAGCTAAAGGCTTTGGTTTCATTGAACAAGAAAACGGTCCTGACGTGTTTGTACACTTCAGCGCAATCTCTGGTTCTGGTTTTCGCACTCTTAGCGAAGGTCAAGCAGTGACTTTCAGCATCAAACAAGGTCAAAAAGGCCCTGAAGCTGAGAACGTAGAAGTAGCATAA
- a CDS encoding MotA/TolQ/ExbB proton channel family protein gives MKKLFKGFAVAAVLSVSAGTALNAHANTGALDKILEQVKQERISEGKINKQREQEFLSERADKQALLNKAKSQLASEKARGDSLAKQYAQNENTLAEKEQALQNAQGTLGEMFGVVRRAAQDAIGSIEASLVSAEKPGRAEVLRSLAAAKELPTVRELEELWIALQTEMTESAKVSTFETEVSGLDGNSTVKQVTRIGNFNLVTDEGYLIYSPETKSIQPLGKQPDSYILDGISALEGTSSDNYAGVYIDPTRGAILRINTQKKTLMEYYEQGAEVGYIITVLLAVGLLIFLVRFVDLALTTSKIKSQLKNLSTPNTNNPLGRILKVYHDNKSQDVENLELKLDEAILRETPRVEAGINIIKILAAIAPLLGLLGTVIGMILTFQTITLFGTGDPKIMAGNISLALVTTALGLIAALPLILLHSIVAGRSKSVLHILDEQSAGIVATHAEKEKA, from the coding sequence ATGAAGAAACTATTTAAAGGTTTTGCTGTTGCAGCAGTACTATCTGTTTCTGCAGGTACCGCGCTTAATGCACATGCAAATACTGGTGCTTTAGATAAAATTCTTGAGCAAGTAAAGCAAGAACGTATCTCTGAAGGTAAAATCAATAAGCAACGTGAGCAAGAGTTCTTATCAGAACGTGCTGACAAACAAGCATTACTTAACAAAGCAAAAAGCCAATTAGCGTCTGAAAAAGCACGCGGTGACAGCTTAGCTAAGCAATATGCACAAAACGAAAATACATTAGCTGAAAAAGAGCAAGCGCTTCAAAACGCACAAGGTACTCTTGGTGAAATGTTTGGTGTTGTACGTCGTGCAGCGCAAGACGCTATCGGTTCTATCGAAGCTTCACTAGTTAGTGCTGAAAAGCCAGGCCGTGCAGAAGTACTTCGTTCATTAGCAGCAGCTAAAGAACTTCCAACAGTTCGTGAACTAGAAGAACTTTGGATTGCACTTCAAACAGAAATGACTGAATCAGCAAAAGTATCTACTTTTGAAACTGAAGTGTCAGGTCTTGACGGTAACTCTACAGTTAAGCAAGTAACACGTATTGGTAACTTTAACTTAGTTACTGACGAAGGTTACTTAATCTACTCGCCAGAGACAAAATCTATTCAGCCTTTAGGTAAACAACCTGATAGCTACATTTTAGATGGTATCTCTGCTCTTGAAGGTACTTCTTCTGATAATTACGCTGGCGTATACATTGACCCGACTCGTGGTGCAATCTTACGTATCAACACGCAGAAGAAAACGCTTATGGAATACTACGAGCAAGGTGCTGAAGTTGGTTACATCATCACAGTTTTATTAGCTGTTGGTCTACTAATCTTCTTAGTACGTTTCGTTGACTTAGCGCTTACTACTTCTAAGATCAAGTCTCAGCTTAAAAACTTGTCTACACCGAATACAAACAACCCACTGGGTCGTATTCTTAAAGTGTACCATGACAACAAGAGCCAAGACGTTGAAAACCTTGAGCTTAAACTTGATGAAGCTATCCTACGTGAAACGCCACGTGTTGAAGCTGGTATCAATATCATCAAGATTCTTGCTGCAATCGCACCGTTACTTGGTCTACTAGGTACAGTAATCGGTATGATCTTAACGTTCCAAACAATCACATTGTTCGGTACGGGCGATCCGAAGATCATGGCTGGTAACATCTCTCTAGCTCTTGTAACTACAGCGCTAGGTCTAATTGCTGCACTACCACTTATCCTACTTCATTCAATTGTTGCAGGTCGTAGTAAGTCAGTATTACATATCCTTGATGAGCAAAGCGCGGGTATCGTTGCTACTCACGCGGAGAAGGAGAAAGCCTAA
- a CDS encoding DUF3450 domain-containing protein: MSVKIRKSLVASALVGAFAFASSNVIADPLNDVQKAGQQIQKAAVKSQTKIDNVYGQTQELIAEYRSIVDETELMKVYNDHVARLVADQNASIESFDRQIATIDNTKQNVVPLMYRMIDTLEQFIKADVPFNLDSRLARVERLREIMASASVTTSEKFRQVLEAYTVETAYSSAVTASQGTLEVNGKNINVDIGRLGRITYVAQSFDLKHAWVWDNNTKEWKELGEEYLKPVKEVIRMARKQATLELVKLPIFGAE; the protein is encoded by the coding sequence ATGTCTGTTAAAATCAGAAAGAGTCTTGTAGCATCTGCGTTGGTTGGCGCTTTTGCATTTGCAAGCAGCAATGTGATTGCAGATCCTTTGAATGACGTGCAAAAAGCAGGTCAGCAAATTCAAAAGGCTGCTGTTAAGTCTCAAACTAAAATTGACAACGTATACGGTCAAACTCAAGAGCTAATCGCTGAGTACCGTAGTATTGTTGATGAGACTGAACTTATGAAAGTGTACAACGATCACGTAGCACGTTTGGTCGCTGACCAAAATGCGTCAATCGAATCGTTTGACCGTCAAATCGCTACTATCGACAACACTAAACAAAACGTTGTGCCTTTGATGTATCGCATGATCGATACGCTTGAGCAATTCATCAAAGCGGACGTTCCGTTCAATCTTGATTCTCGTCTTGCCCGTGTAGAAAGACTTCGTGAAATCATGGCTTCTGCGTCTGTTACGACGTCTGAGAAATTCCGCCAAGTTCTTGAAGCATACACAGTTGAAACTGCTTACAGCTCGGCTGTAACTGCTTCTCAAGGCACTTTAGAAGTTAATGGTAAAAACATTAACGTTGATATCGGTCGTTTAGGTCGTATCACTTACGTAGCACAATCTTTTGACTTAAAACACGCTTGGGTGTGGGACAACAACACTAAAGAGTGGAAAGAATTAGGTGAAGAATACCTAAAACCAGTTAAAGAAGTGATTCGTATGGCGCGTAAGCAAGCGACACTAGAACTTGTTAAACTACCAATCTTTGGCGCGGAGTAA
- a CDS encoding MotA/TolQ/ExbB proton channel family protein: protein MLVLMEIWESIRDFVGTGGQVLYVVAIALFLMWVLMIERYWFLLAEFPRLTKDIVAKWDARQDTTSWYAHRIREAWISEASEKLDQRMLLIKTLVAVCPLIGLLGTVTGMIAVFETMATQGTGNARLMASGISMATIPTMAGMVAALSGVFFSSRLEARARMVKAKLVDSMPHH from the coding sequence ATGCTAGTCCTGATGGAGATATGGGAATCTATCAGGGATTTTGTTGGCACAGGCGGCCAGGTATTATACGTGGTCGCGATAGCACTCTTTCTTATGTGGGTTTTAATGATTGAGCGCTATTGGTTCCTACTTGCTGAATTTCCTCGTTTGACGAAGGATATTGTAGCGAAGTGGGATGCCCGCCAAGACACTACGTCTTGGTACGCACACAGAATCCGTGAAGCATGGATTTCTGAAGCGTCTGAAAAATTAGATCAGCGTATGTTGTTGATTAAAACATTAGTAGCTGTTTGTCCTTTAATTGGCTTACTTGGAACTGTAACGGGTATGATCGCGGTTTTCGAAACCATGGCAACTCAAGGTACTGGTAATGCACGTTTAATGGCATCAGGTATTTCAATGGCAACAATCCCAACAATGGCTGGAATGGTTGCGGCACTATCTGGAGTTTTCTTTAGCTCACGCCTTGAGGCAAGAGCGAGAATGGTGAAAGCCAAACTTGTAGATAGCATGCCTCATCACTAG
- a CDS encoding biopolymer transporter ExbD yields MARKQRFREEEEAAVDMTPMLDIVFIMLIFFIVTTSFVKEAGIEVNKPKAAQATKQKNANIFVAIRSDGAIWIDKQQVDVERVSAKIESLLAEQPTDVVILQADKEAKHGVVVKVMDQIKATGDNLRISIAGDQ; encoded by the coding sequence ATGGCACGTAAACAACGTTTTCGTGAAGAAGAAGAAGCAGCGGTAGATATGACGCCAATGCTTGACATCGTATTTATCATGCTTATTTTCTTTATCGTAACTACATCGTTCGTTAAAGAGGCTGGTATCGAGGTCAATAAACCTAAAGCGGCCCAAGCTACGAAGCAAAAAAATGCTAACATTTTTGTTGCTATTCGCAGTGATGGTGCTATCTGGATTGATAAACAGCAAGTTGATGTTGAACGTGTTTCAGCAAAAATCGAAAGTTTATTAGCAGAACAACCTACTGACGTTGTGATTTTGCAAGCTGATAAAGAAGCAAAACACGGTGTAGTGGTTAAAGTTATGGACCAGATCAAAGCGACGGGTGACAACCTGAGAATTTCAATAGCTGGAGATCAGTAA
- the pyrC gene encoding dihydroorotase, producing MSINSNLKNTLTITRPDDWHVHLRDGEQLKDTVRDISRYMGRAIIMPNLVPPATSTDLALAYRERIMAAQPQGNFEPLMVLYLTDKTTPEEIKKAKATGKIVAAKLYPAGATTNSDSGVTSVKNIYPVLEAMQEVGMLLLVHGEVTDSSIDIFDREKVFLETILGDVVADFPNLKIVLEHITTKDAVDFVTAAPQNVAATITAHHLLYNRNHMLAGGIRPHYYCLPILKRNIHQQALMAAAVSGNKKFFLGTDSAPHYKDKKEAACGCAGAYTAHAAIELYAEAFEEAGALDKLEGFASHFGPDFYGLARNTDTITLEKSPWQVPASYTLGDSKVVPIKAEATIDWQVK from the coding sequence ATGAGCATTAATAGTAATTTAAAAAACACATTAACCATAACTCGTCCTGATGACTGGCATGTCCATTTACGCGATGGTGAGCAACTTAAAGATACAGTACGCGATATTAGCCGCTACATGGGCCGCGCCATCATAATGCCAAACCTAGTACCGCCAGCAACCAGCACAGATTTAGCGCTAGCTTATCGGGAGCGAATTATGGCAGCGCAGCCGCAAGGCAACTTTGAACCGCTAATGGTACTTTACCTAACTGATAAAACCACACCTGAAGAAATCAAAAAAGCCAAAGCAACCGGTAAAATTGTTGCTGCAAAGCTTTACCCTGCTGGGGCAACCACTAACTCAGACTCAGGGGTTACCTCAGTAAAGAATATTTATCCTGTATTAGAAGCGATGCAAGAAGTGGGCATGCTATTATTAGTGCATGGCGAGGTGACTGATTCATCAATAGATATTTTTGACCGTGAAAAAGTATTTTTAGAGACAATTTTAGGCGATGTTGTAGCAGACTTTCCAAATCTAAAAATAGTGCTAGAGCACATTACAACAAAAGATGCTGTTGATTTTGTAACAGCCGCTCCACAAAATGTAGCCGCAACGATTACCGCGCATCACTTATTGTATAACCGTAACCATATGTTAGCAGGTGGCATACGCCCACATTATTACTGTTTGCCTATCCTAAAACGTAATATTCATCAACAAGCTTTAATGGCTGCTGCGGTAAGTGGTAATAAAAAGTTCTTCTTAGGCACTGACTCAGCACCGCACTATAAAGATAAAAAAGAAGCTGCTTGTGGTTGTGCTGGCGCCTATACAGCCCATGCTGCTATTGAGCTTTACGCAGAGGCTTTTGAAGAAGCAGGGGCGCTGGATAAACTGGAAGGATTTGCAAGTCATTTTGGCCCTGACTTTTACGGCCTTGCTCGTAACACCGATACTATTACCTTAGAGAAAAGCCCTTGGCAAGTACCTGCTAGCTATACTCTTGGTGACTCGAAAGTTGTGCCTATTAAGGCAGAAGCTACAATTGACTGGCAGGTTAAATAA